The DNA region CACACCGACGAGCTCTTGAGGAAGGCCTTCGGTGAGGACTGGACGGGCTTCCTCAAGTTCCCGAGCCGGGAGCCGGTGGGCTCGGGCTGCGTTGCCCAGGTGTATAAAGCCTATGCTGACCTCGCCGCCATAGGCGGCTCCCGggcccaggagctggagcagcgctCGGAGCTCAGGTCCGCCTTCGAAGCGTGGGAAGTGTCAGGCTTTAGAGGCCTCCTCGGgtggctgaggaggaggaagagcaagGAGATACGGGatgagaggagcagggaggaactgagttctgcaggctgctcccagggaagtTCCGAGAGTAGGATGTCCCTTATGGAGCAGAGGGCCAAGCCACTCCCGAACGCAGACCCGTCATCAGCCAGACATCTTGTGCCTGTAGCCATTAAAGTAAGTCCTATGCCGAAATGGTAGAGGTATGAACATGGAGCGTGCTGGATAAGGTCCATCCCATGGAGAGGCATAGCTGGCCAGGGCCAGGTAGAACAAGAAGGGATGCTGTCTCTCCTGGTGTCCTTTATCAGTGCTTTTGTTCCAGCCTGCCTCAATCCCCAGCTCTTGCCAAACGGAGAGCTCGAGATTTGATGTGGCATGTGGCCACTAGGAATGCCTCCAAAGGCCCAATTTACATTAAACTAATTAGCATTAAGGTTGCTTGCACCTTCCAGACAGCAAGCCTCCTTCTCTGCTCACATGAAGAAATCTGGAATGTATAAGTGCGTTCCAGCAAAGTTTGTTTAAAGAAACCTTATATTTGAGCAGCTTCAAATACTAACTAATAAGAGATGGGGCAAGACTGAAAGTGGTGCAAAATGTCTTTGGGTGAGATTGTAGCCTCCAGCACTGATACACTGAATTTGACAATGATAAAATGTTTCTCTATGACCTAATCAATGGCAAAATAGGAATTCTTCTGTGGACTAGTCAAGGAAGCTGGTTGCCTCCCATCCCAATAAGCTGGGTTCTGTATATTTGAAATGTATCACTTGAGCTCATTGCAATGGAGTGTCTGGGGAGTTTGATGTTGCCACTGCTGGTTCTTGTGCAGGTCCTGCACCCTGGGCTGGTCCACCAAGTCCAGATGGATCTGTTTCTCATGAAGATGGGCAGCCGCATCATTGGACTCCTCCCCGGGTTCAAGTGGCTCAGTTTGACAGAGATTGTGGAGGAGTTTGAGAAGCTTATGATGCAGCAGGTATGTGCCAGGCCATGATCCCCAGCTAAACAAAACTGCCCATTGTcttgctctggctgcctctaACTGTGTTCACACCACTACATTTAAAATGGTTAGGTGAAGGCTGGCTTGTTCTTTACTTCTGTTCTTTAGTCTAATCAAATCACATAACATTACTGTAGGAAAGCTTATGTGCTCACAAAGTAtcaaagcaatgaaaaaaacaatCTTTACTAgatctaaaattaatttttaggCTTTGAAAATAATGTTTAGACTTTGAATGTGTTTTGTAGTAGACAGCCTGAACAGCTAGCTAGCCATAGTCAGAGTCCTTTTTGCAGGATTGTGAAAGGTGAACCCTGGTGAGACACCTCTCCTTAGGAAAGAATCTCCAAGCAAGTACTCAGGCATGTGGATTTTTTCTATAATTCTACATATATGTTTGCAGTCTGTACTCACTgagatagatatatatatatatataggcaTAAATAATGTTTCCACAGAAGTTAATAGCACATTCTCCTCTGTATTATCATCAAACTCACAGTGTCAGTACAATTTTGCAAACAGATCTGAAAACATCCTGATTTACTAATGTCTTCTAAAGACACACTCCTGGAACATTGCTACTGTCAAACTTACAAAGATCTCACTGCAGGCTTAATTAGGCTTATGTTTCTATGAAATGAGCCATTATCTgctaatttcatttttgtgtcTAGATTGAAAGTCTGAAGTCTGTAACAAGCTGTTGAAAACCTTAATTATTCTCTACAATTCCAAAACCTCTGCACAGTAAATCCATGCTGGGACCTGTTACTGTGGCCAGATGTGATTCGAGGTCATTCATACCAGTTTGGCAGAGCTTGGGTGGATGTGCAGAAGACTGAGAGTTAGGAGAACATCTGATAGGCTCATTCTAGATTTTTCCCTTTGAATGAACAGGAAATATTCCTGGGGTATTCCTCACCGCCAGACAAGGGAGGTGAGGCAAGGTTATCCTGCCTCCTTGAGCAGTAGGAGACAGTAGGAGAGATGTCCTGGATCACTGAAGAACCAGGGCCTGGACTTGGCATAGTAGACTGTTTTGTATGAGTTACATTAAATTTCTTCCTGCTACAGCTGCCTGTCTGGCAAgtgaggctgtggctgcagttcTTTTACCCTGTCTGCTTGCCTTGCTGTTTGGACAGTAAACTTCCATTCAGGATAGGATTCAGTTCAGGATCTTGTTGTATTTTTGAATGTAACGTGGTCCTGGTCTGTTTTAAGACATATACCTCTAGTAAGGTACCAATATTTCAAAGGTGGGACCTGGCTGTGCACCATCCCTTACCCAGTCTGCTCCTCTTCCATCAGGGAAGCTCTGAGTGTGTAAAAAGCACCACTCTTCCTTTGTTTCCATTCTGGCTTTCTGACTGGCTTTGTTGGTATTGAGTATTGCAACTCACACAGGCTCCTGAAGATCTAATCCTAGCTGATTCTCCTTTCCaacctgcttttctgtttgtccCTTGAGATTGACTTACGCTACGAAGCCAGAAATCTGGAGCGCTTCCGACAGAATTTCCTAGATGTCAATTTTGTGAAGTTTCCGACTCCCCTTTGGCCCTTGGTAACAGCAGATGTTCTAGTGGAAACATTTGAGGTAAGCATTGCAGGGTGTGGGTCCAATGGTAGCAGTGAGAAAGCCCCGAGAAGACCATGGCAAGGAGGTGTTTCTTTTTGAGAAGGAGGAATCACAGGCAGAaggatgcttttttttcttatttgcttAAGGAGATTGATGTCCTTCCTTAGTGTCTCTTCCACTCTTTTGTTTGCAAGAAGTGCATCCCTAAAGACAGGTAGCAGACAGCTCTGTATAGAAGTGAACACTTGGCCTGAAAGCAGGCAGACCAGCAGTGGGTGCAGCCCCCTGTGCTTTGCAAACCAACACCACGCTTCAcctctcctctgtgctgggTCAAAGCAAGGAGCTCAGCAATCTGACACTTTCTGATCTCTGCCTCACTTCCTTTGTGGATGTTTGAGTCCCAGACCAAAGCCACTCTCAGGCTTAGTTTTCCTGCATGTGACCCTGGCAAGGGTGTTTCTGTCCCTGGAATACCGTCTGTCTTTCCAAGGAACAAGCCCTTGGTTCTGCCATGTTCTCCATCACACTAGGTGCAGGCTCTTTCTGCCAAGTCCTTTCTAGGGTATTATCATCACCTTCCCCCCACTTGTGGCACCCAGGAAAAGGTGTGTTTGAGGGTGGGATGCAGGGGCTGTTTGACTCCAGCTCTGTCTCTGTTTCAGGAGAGTGAGCCCATCTCACGCTACCTGCACGTGGGGATTGGCACGGAGCTGCGGCAGAGGCTGGCCAGGATGGGCATGGACATGCTGCTAAAGATGGTAGgcacctgcctggggctgcaaGACAAggttgttttcctgcagaagcTATTCAGTTTGGATAATAAGACAAAGAGAGGCTAAAGAGAGAACCCATTTTCTTCCTAGCTGAACCTAGTCTGAGTAAAGCCTGGGCTGGACTCGGCCCTGCTTAGGctctgacacagagctctgccactgcaggcagcacacagTAGGACTGGCCTGTGCACCTTGGTCAGCCTTTGCTTAGGACACCCACTAATCCACTTAATGAATATTCACCTATTACCCAAGGACCTTAAAGTGCACCATTATTAGCAAATGTCATGTGCTCTGCAGAGATTGTGGATGTGACTCAGAGGGAAAACAATGAGCTGATTTCTTAATTTATCAACTCCTCTAAAACTGCTTTTTTGTTAGGGAGAACTAAATCTGGAGTAAAGACAACAAACCTGGCCAAGTTCAGCTTCTGGCTATCTAGTTCTTCTGTGGCTGAAATAATCCCAAATAGTCTGGAAAGGAGTGTTGAGAGGGTGGTACAAGTGTCTTGTGAGGGGCTGCGAGAACCAGCAGGGAAGAGTTGCAAAGGCTCCTGACAGTACTGAGTGCGTGGGCAGTGTGTGTCAGATGAAATGCTGCTGCTAACTGCAGCAGTGTGCTTGGGCAATAGTGAACCTCCAGTTCTGGCTCCAGGTAGTATGACAGGCTCTGAAATAGCTTTTACCACTCAGAACAGCGATGCTGGAACTAGAATAGTTTTATGCTAAGATTGGTTTCAAATTTTAGGAGTAGGAAAGAATTAGAGGGCAGAAACAACTTTATGTCTATAAGTAAAACAAATACCTCTTTCTTGAGTACTCTGCAGTTCTAGTCCCTTGGTGCCCAGGACCCTCTGTTTCAAGGGCTGTAGTAGAACTGGAAGAGGTGCAGAGGAAGGCAGATAGATGATTAGTCATGTGGAATGTCTTCCATACCAGAATGGTGAAATAATTTGGACTCTTAActctggaaagcagaaagatgAGTAGTTTATGTCAGAGATTATGCAGTCATGAGTGCACAAGAATGAATATGGATCTATTGTGTAGGGTTTCTCAATAAGGAGGACCTAACATAggcagaagtaatttttttcaggtaaCAGCAAAACCATATTTTTTCACACAGCTCTAATTATTTACGTGGCAGTTGAACAAATTCATAGGAGAAATCCATGAAATACAGAGCTAATCTCCTTGGGGCAGGAAGTCCTGCAGTCCCAGGTCATCAGGAGGGTTTGGAAGGGGGAAGTACTGTTTGGTTCTTGTCCTCTTGCCAGTCCTTTTTGGTGCTAACTGCTGGCAGAGTCAGAGAAGAGCTACAcagatttatttcctcttctcttGTTTTCCTTACATTTTAATAGAGTTGTAATGTGGGTTGGTGTTGTGCACTAGACAAACGTACCCATTCACTGTAACCTTTGTCACTGAATGGCAAACAGCCTATTCTTACTGCATTGCCCTTTGCTAAGGCCCACCAGTGTGCCCCAGTTTAGGGCAAATTGCCAAAGGGCACTGCCATTCCCTGCTGGGACTCTAGCAAGCACTGGATTGcttcacacagctctgctgacttCCCGAGTACCCGAGCTGGTCTCCAGCAGAAGCCAcctgctgtggtgctgccctgggtgctgccccATCACTGGTAATGACAGAGAACAGACCACAAACAACCCTCTGCCCTTTGCCTGGGGGCTTTTGGTGTCACCAGGTTTGCTTGGAACGAGCTGCTCTCACAATTACCTGTCCTCCAGATCTTCGTTGACAACTTTGTCCACGCCGACCTGCACCCCGGGAACATCCTGGTTCAAGGCAGCAcccacccagagctgtgtgacAGCCGGGTGCCAGAGCTGTGTGACAGCCGGGTGCTGGAggtgcagccagccctgcagcagctgtgcctggtgctgctggacgCAGGGATCGTGGCGGAGCTGCAGAGCGCCGACATGCAGAACTTCCGCGCCGTGTTCACGGCTGTGGTCCAGGGACAGGTGAGGCCCCTCTCCAGcatggggctggctggggaagggaggtGGCTGTGCAATCTGATGGCCAAAGTGACAGTTTTCTATTTGCCCTTGAAAGGAGCCTTGCTAGCATCTTACCCCAAACACAGGGACAAGTTGTTCAGCTGCAGCAAGGAGGCTGCCAGTGTGGAGCATTTTCCAGGCCCCAGGAGCTAGGAGGTGCTAAGTGGGAGGTATTGGCTGCCCCTTCCTGGTTAGGAGTACCTCTGCTGCAAGTTAGGACTTCCTGGGGGCCCCTGTTGCAGAATCTGTCAGGTTTTGCTACAGAAGAGGAGGGAATGGGTTCACATCTTGATCTGCCCCACATGTTCCTCTctgcagccttgctgctggaaGGCCCATATGCCTTCCTCCATTTTGCTGTTGTGTCACCATCTAtagaggagaggaaggaaaacaggTGTGTGGAGGGGTCTgacctctgctaggcttctccATGTGAGGGGAACTACATTATCCTCCTCCCCCTTGAAACTCACTGTCAGATGGACTGGAGAACCCAGTGCTGGTGTCTCTTGTTCATTCTGGAAACAAGCATTGTGCTCCCACTTACCTGTTGCTGTCTCTCAGCTGCAGGGTGAAGGGCTCACTAACATAGCTCAAGAGGGACATGTTTTGTCTTGGTCTGCTGAAGCATGCCAAAGAATCCATGCTAAACCTGTGTCCAGGCCCatcctgtgctgccaggggcaCTTCTCAGCTAATAAAAGCAAGAACTGCAAGCATCTGATTGCAAGTCACCAGTGACCAGGTTCTGGTTGTGCTGTTTTTTCTCAGGGGgagagggtggcagagctgatCCTGCACCATGCCCGTGCCAACCAGTGCCAGGACATCGAGCGCTTCAAGGCTGAGATGGCAGAGCTTGTGACCAAGGTCCGGGGGAACACCATTGCCCTGGGCAAGGCAAGTGCACCCTGTCACAGTCCCACTTacctgcagttcagcactgaaaactgaaacaaaaaggttttttgATCAGCTGTTAAAATTCTCCTTGTGTATTGCAGCTTCAGGTGGGAAATCTCCTCTCCAGTGTCTTCAAACTACTGATGACCCATAAGGTGaggtcctgtccctgtctgCCTTTAATAGCTGAAGTTCATCTGGAGAGGGAGAACTCCTGGGAGCACGAGGAGCTAACAAGGAGGGGGACTGACTTCTGAAACAAACTGCTAGGAGAGGAACAGCAGGAATGCATCCAAGTGTTGCAGGCATGCTGTTTCTCAGGTCTTATGCACACTCTGCCAAGCCCaatttctgttttggtttttttttgggttttatttttttttttttttttccttttcttttttttttttggtctcacTACTTCATGTAATGGTTGATACTAAAAGGAGTATTTTTGTAACATGTAGTTTTTCCTACCTTTTTTATAGTCCCTTAGACTATAGATACCTCCTTATAACTGATTATTTGGGGGACAAATTTCCACAGCTGCAAACAACTTTGGAAATCAAAAGACCTGTGGTGGCTTGAACTGGGGTTGTGAGCCACAGGGCTGCACAGTCCAACTGGTAGAGATGCATTATAGTTCCAGGTGTGGAAATGCTCCccagccttcccttccctcccagcttAGGCAGAGCTGGTACCTTGGTTGGAGGGGTACAGAAGACAACAACATCCACTGAGTTCATTCAGTCTGTTGTGGTTCCAGGTGAAGCTCGAGAGCAATTTTGCTTCCATCATCTTTGCCATCATGGTTCTGGAAGGACTGGGGCGTTCACTGGATCCTGAACTGGACATTCTGGAGGCAGCCAAGCCACTGCTCATCAAAACTGCAGCTTCTGCCCTCAGATAGactcctgtggctgctgccctcTCTTTCCCTGTGGTGGGGGGTtacctgtgctgtgctgcctgggaGCTGACACAGAGGAGGCTGAAGGTGAGAAGTCACAGGTACCCCAGGGATGTGGCTGCTCTCCACTAATGCTGCCTTCAGTCATTTCAGCCAAGCATGGGATGATCAGAAGGTCTATTCCAGAAAGCAGGAAGAATTTGCACAATTGGACATTTCCCACTCATTGAACAGTTCTAAAAACTAATGTGgtagtttttaaaaacatcttcagAAAGATGTTAACTGATCAagtctgttttaaaatatatcaggTTAAATATTTAGTTTACTGACTTACCTGCACTGTGGTATGAGAAATTATGTTCTAGCATCTCCTAAGCAACACATTCAAGCTGAAAAAGGCCAATaaacctgtttttcttttgtactttTAACTTCTACTTTTATTGTAGAAGTGTCCTAACATCCTGCATGTAGTGGTCTGCTCTTAGTCATTTTGGATGACAAAACCAGaccatttaaattttttctcaaACTTCTGTACTCTAGTACATTAAGATAGGAGTTTGAATTATAAACAGCATAATAAAATATCTACCTAGGCAGAAAAACCTAAttccataataaaaaaaacttctgGGAATATTTGTCCTGgtcttaatttttctgtttctgaaactTAAGAGGTTTCTTTTTTATGCTCTGTGTGATTTTCTCCACTACCCTTGCTGGTGCTCCCCACTCTACTCAAAACCTTAACTGATATGCAGATacttaggggtttttttcccagcaggtTTCAAACCAGAGTCCAAGCATTTTCCTGATGGATCAAAATCACACTGCAAAtgtttaaaatcaaataaagcTAGCAGAAGAGCTGGATTACACGTGGCATTTACAGTCAATTATTTTAATAGCAGTATTAAAATGATTTTATGGCTGCATTTTAATAGTGAGAAATACAGTCTATGAATGATTGGAAATAACATGGTACTGAATATATTCCCAGACCTACTCTGTGTGAAATAGCAGTAGAGCAGGGTCTCTGCAGTAGTCTCTTCTCAGATGGTTAAGCAATGAAGAGGAAGTGCATAAGCAGACAATCTGCTGTTTTATAGTGATTATAAAGCAATGATTGATAGCATATAAATGAAGTCTGAAAAATAAGTTTAGATTCAGCTCAGTATATTTCATGTACTTTCCTTTAATCACTGCATATTCCATTTCCAAGGGCATAAGGATaaaagcaggagcagaattTAACACCTTGTAAGTTTTAGGCTTGTTTCTTTAACTCTAACTAGAGTCATAAGCAGGCAGAGCATTGTCCTAACCAGCACAAGATTTTATGTAAAAGAGAACTCAAACAAGAGGAGAAGCCAGCAAACCCCCCAAACATTACCCTGAAGAAAATCTCCATGTGCCACCAGCACCCATGTTCCCTCAGCAGGGTGTGTGCCAGGTCTGGGGCACAACCATCCATGTTCCTGCTGAGCAAATTCCAGCCAGCTTTCCCAGACACTCAACAGACTGGAAACTGTTCCAAATGATGGGATTTCATGTCTAAAATACAAAACTGTGCCTCACACTTAGTTTCCATAATCTGAAGCAagttacatttttttcagaCCTTACATTTTGTTTGTTAAAGCCTTCACCTTCTATTTAAGttcatctttccttttccctttttttcctttaagcaAAAATCTTAGGATGGCTCACGCACGTACATTATGGCTcttaaagtttaaaaataccCATTTTATCTATTAAGGTCTCAGAGTAGTTTGTAAACATCTGGATGAGAGACCTAACTTGGTCTTTTTAGGGAAAAGCTGAAGGCATAGCCTCTCTATTATCCCTGGAGGAATGCAGTCTGACACTGCCTGGCAACTGCTGGCCATTCAGATTTGGCAGGATTTCAAAGGAGCTCCATTTTAcaagttttcttcattttacttttttcttttttctttttttttttttttaagaaactgcCATTATCACTGTTGCTATATTCTAGAAGGAGGCATAAATTTTTATAATGTGCCAGAAAATGTGTATCATGTTTCTAAGTGTATACAGAATGTCAGGCCTAATTTGAATTTTGTATCTAGTTTGGTTCTAGGCATTACTTGAAATAAGGTATCACAAATATTGTATTCATTTTAGCATAATTCTGTGTGAAATAAAGGTATTTCCATATAGCTCTGACTGTTTAACAAATAAATTATGCTATGCCCCATTCTCCTTTCCTAAATACCTGACTGAAATTTCTGGTTACTCAGAGCTGATCATATATATGATCATATATTTACATACATTGTAATTTAGCATAATTGtgtaaaataaagatatttccATATAGCTCTGACTGTTTCAGCAAATAAATTGTGCCATGTCCATTCTCCTTCCCTAAATACCTGGCTGAAATTTCTGGTTACCCAGAGCTGATCAGTGCATTTCctgtggcacagccacagggaatTTTGTACCTCAGATGATGTGAGGAAGAGGGAACACTTCAGAATGTGACAAGCTtaatctcctcctcctctccttggGCACCTCCACTCCCCACAGTGCAGTGCACTAAACCCCCTCCTTTCTGATGCAGAAAGTGCCTCTAGatgtgccctgctgctccctctcagGGGAGGGGGAGCCAGTGACCCCAGGAGGAAAGGCAGGTGAAGGACAGAGCAGTGGAAGTGCACTCTGGCTGCAGTGAAAGGGACATTAGAGACCTCTCCAGGAATCCAAATGCCACCTGTCACACTCTGCACACTGACTCACAGGTGACAGGACACAGCAGGTCTGTGAactgctccaggccctgctcaCCCTCTGTGCAGCTTCCTTACTCGAGCAGGgatgccctgagcagcaggagcttctgTTCCCTGAGGTACtgctggagagcacagagctTCTGGCCTTCTTTTTCCATCTTCAGATGAGAACTCTCTCTCCTCTGGAACACTTTCACTTTGGCAGCCTGgtgctggttttgctgtttgtcCTGCTCCTGGGATTCTTGTTCCAGCACTTCCTGCCGTGACTGCATTCTGCTCCTCAGCAACTCCTACACAAAGACATTCAAAACTACAGTCAGCCTTCATGCCAAATTTCATCCTCACTCTTC from Ammospiza nelsoni isolate bAmmNel1 chromosome 5, bAmmNel1.pri, whole genome shotgun sequence includes:
- the ADCK2 gene encoding uncharacterized aarF domain-containing protein kinase 2; translation: MVAGGAARLLPLPLLARAAALRLRPAPPGRAGPGRCGLRAGRWAALALAVPAAVPAGTGWKERPGQRGPAWAAGRGAERPPRGLLRRLGLVLRLGVRACGLLLRFGPLLLLYPLSRLWPGLGARWLRLLRRAAEAAGPTCVKLGQWASTRRDLFSEAFCDEFSKLHVEVSPHPWGHTDELLRKAFGEDWTGFLKFPSREPVGSGCVAQVYKAYADLAAIGGSRAQELEQRSELRSAFEAWEVSGFRGLLGWLRRRKSKEIRDERSREELSSAGCSQGSSESRMSLMEQRAKPLPNADPSSARHLVPVAIKVLHPGLVHQVQMDLFLMKMGSRIIGLLPGFKWLSLTEIVEEFEKLMMQQIDLRYEARNLERFRQNFLDVNFVKFPTPLWPLVTADVLVETFEESEPISRYLHVGIGTELRQRLARMGMDMLLKMIFVDNFVHADLHPGNILVQGSTHPELCDSRVPELCDSRVLEVQPALQQLCLVLLDAGIVAELQSADMQNFRAVFTAVVQGQGERVAELILHHARANQCQDIERFKAEMAELVTKVRGNTIALGKLQVGNLLSSVFKLLMTHKVKLESNFASIIFAIMVLEGLGRSLDPELDILEAAKPLLIKTAASALR